One window of the Candidatus Nanopelagicales bacterium genome contains the following:
- the nadD gene encoding nicotinate-nucleotide adenylyltransferase encodes MRRRVGVMGGTFDPVHLGHLVAASEVAHRFALDEVVFVPTGAPWQKSDRQVSDAEDRYLMTVVATASDPRFRVSRVDIDRDGPTYTADTLRDLRGEYGPDAEFFFITGADALARILTWRDPHEVLDEAHLVGVTRPGHPLEDPGLPPGTVTLVEVPALAISSSDCRERVARGEPITYLVPEGVERYAAKRGLYRDPR; translated from the coding sequence GTGCGGCGCAGGGTGGGGGTCATGGGGGGCACGTTCGACCCGGTGCACCTCGGGCATCTGGTGGCCGCCTCTGAGGTCGCCCACCGCTTCGCGCTCGACGAGGTGGTCTTCGTCCCCACCGGGGCGCCCTGGCAGAAGTCCGACCGGCAGGTGTCCGACGCCGAGGACCGCTACCTGATGACCGTGGTGGCCACCGCGTCCGACCCCCGGTTCCGCGTCAGCCGGGTCGACATCGACCGGGACGGGCCCACGTACACCGCCGACACGCTGCGCGACCTGCGCGGGGAGTACGGCCCGGATGCGGAGTTCTTCTTCATCACCGGGGCGGACGCGCTGGCCCGGATCCTCACCTGGCGCGACCCGCACGAGGTGCTTGACGAGGCACACCTGGTGGGGGTGACCCGGCCCGGACACCCGCTGGAGGACCCGGGGCTGCCGCCGGGGACCGTGACCCTGGTGGAGGTCCCCGCGCTGGCGATCTCCTCCAGCGACTGCCGGGAGCGGGTCGCCCGCGGCGAGCCGATCACCTACCTGGTGCCCGAGGGGGTCGAGCGCTACGCCGCGAAGCGCGGCCTGTACCGGGACCCCCGGTGA
- a CDS encoding LCP family protein yields the protein MNRRPAVAGRPHGGTGATSGRIVAVVAVIAVAVVAVTWWLSRPSDPPPPTASPSPSGTATPDPVQRTLLLQVRDDDQLAVDNVLIGSGGAPDRAAFLYQPGGLLVSVPGAGTLPLAEASQLSDTLASVQAVSDLLAVRVDGGFVMDRLAFAGLVDAVGGVSVQSRRDLVVTDDAGEPVVVIPAGARTLDGVAASYYVTVLMPDEPESARIARFSDVLVKVLAALPDDPDLLRQLLTGLGALARSTVPTEEVADFLLSVQGEILGERSVDETLRTVALVVDEETAYLPRQPDATAQVARLFPDAALTTADGAPPRVLVLDSGATPEGLDLVRDAVAETGMTYVWGGAAGGAPRPATVIEVADSAQAQEWGAQLVQVLGLTPSAVVVVPPNPAADVVIRVGSDVGAPAEPSSSAEPVAVVDPSGVAG from the coding sequence GTGAACCGCCGTCCGGCGGTCGCCGGGCGGCCCCACGGGGGCACCGGCGCCACCAGCGGGCGGATCGTGGCCGTCGTGGCGGTCATCGCGGTGGCTGTCGTGGCCGTCACCTGGTGGCTCTCGCGGCCGTCGGACCCCCCGCCGCCGACCGCGTCACCCAGCCCGAGCGGCACGGCCACCCCGGACCCGGTGCAGCGGACCCTGCTGCTGCAGGTGCGCGACGACGACCAGCTCGCGGTCGACAACGTGCTGATCGGCTCCGGCGGCGCCCCGGACCGGGCCGCGTTCCTGTACCAGCCGGGGGGCCTGCTGGTGTCCGTCCCGGGCGCCGGCACGCTGCCGCTGGCGGAGGCGTCGCAGCTGTCCGACACGCTCGCCTCGGTGCAGGCCGTGTCCGACCTGCTCGCGGTCCGCGTCGACGGTGGCTTCGTGATGGACCGGCTGGCGTTCGCCGGGCTGGTGGACGCCGTCGGGGGCGTGTCCGTGCAGTCCCGCCGCGACCTGGTCGTGACCGACGACGCCGGTGAGCCGGTCGTCGTCATCCCTGCGGGGGCGCGCACGCTGGACGGCGTCGCCGCGTCCTACTACGTGACCGTGCTGATGCCGGACGAGCCGGAGAGCGCCCGGATCGCGCGGTTCTCCGACGTCCTCGTCAAGGTCCTCGCCGCGCTGCCCGACGACCCGGACCTGCTGCGCCAGCTGCTCACCGGGCTCGGCGCCCTCGCCCGGTCGACCGTGCCGACCGAGGAGGTGGCCGACTTCCTGCTGTCGGTGCAGGGGGAGATCCTGGGCGAGCGCTCGGTCGACGAGACGCTGCGCACCGTGGCCCTGGTGGTCGACGAGGAGACCGCCTACCTGCCCCGCCAGCCGGATGCCACCGCCCAGGTCGCCAGGCTGTTCCCCGACGCCGCGCTCACCACCGCCGACGGCGCCCCGCCTCGGGTGCTCGTCCTCGACTCCGGAGCCACGCCCGAGGGTCTCGACCTCGTGCGCGACGCGGTGGCGGAGACGGGGATGACGTACGTCTGGGGCGGTGCCGCCGGCGGCGCGCCCCGACCGGCCACGGTGATCGAGGTGGCGGACTCGGCGCAGGCCCAGGAGTGGGGCGCGCAACTGGTGCAGGTGCTCGGGCTGACGCCGTCCGCGGTCGTGGTGGTCCCGCCGAACCCTGCGGCGGACGTCGTGATCCGCGTGGGTTCGGACGTCGGCGCACCGGCCGAGCCGTCGTCGTCGGCCGAGCCGGTGGCTGTGGTCGATCCATCGGGTGTGGCAGGCTGA